The segment ACTCGATAAGTAAGCGTAAGCATACTGGTTCGATGAAGCAACTAGGGCAAGTGAAGCGTCAAAAATCTCAAAGTAAAGTAGATGGGGATTCAGAAACCCCGTCCGTCTTTACGGCGGGGTAGTTCATACCTAATATGGGGAATCACTAACTCAATCAGGGTTTGACATTTATCATTTATCATGTTTTTTTGGGTAACAATATTTTTAGCTCTGTGTAATTATTTTCCTCGCTTTGTACAAGAATTTGTCCTTGATGCCCTTGGACAATAATATCATGACTAATGGATAGACCTAATCCAGTTCCTTGTCCGGTGGGTTTAGTGGTAAAAAAGGGATTAAAAACTTGATCAAGCATGGTTTTAGGGATACCATTTCCATTATCTCGAATGCTGATTTGTATTTGCTCATCTTGTTCGGTTGTGGTAATGGTTAAGGTGGGAATAAATTCTTCTCCCATTGCTTTTTTCTTTTCGTGAATAGCATAACAAGCGTTGTTAATGGTATTGAGAAAAACACGGCTTATTTCCTGGGGGGAAATCTTTATTTTTGGCAAATTTTCAGCATAATTGGTTTTAATTTTGATTTTAAAAGAGGTGTCTTTTGACCGTATTCCATGATAGGCCAGATTAAGAGATTCTGCTAATAAACTATTAATATCTGTCAGTTCTCGCTGACCTGGTTTTCCTCTAGAGTGCATTAACATTCCATGAACAATTTTATCAGCCCGTTGTCCATGTTCATGTATTTTTTGAGAATTTTGTTTGATATCTCCTAATATTTCTTCCAGATATTCGATAGTTTCTTCATCTAATTTATCTTTGTGACCTTCAATTTCTTCTTTTACTTCTTCCGTTAATTCGATACATAATTCTGCAAAATTATTGACAAAATTTAAAGGATTTTTAATCTCATGGGCGATACCAGCGGTTAAAGCACCGAGAGAAGCTAATTTTTCTTGGGCAATAATTTGATCTTGGGTTGCTTTTAATTGTTCTAAAGTATTGGCTAATTGTTGATTTTTTTCTTGCAGTTCGTGAGTTCTTAAATCAACCTTCTTTTCAAGAGTTTTACTATAGTCTTCTAGTTGTTCATAAAGGCGAGAATTTTCGATAGAAATTGCGGCTGAAGTGGATAATATTTTTAAGACTTCGACTCTTTCAGGGGTAAAGGCTCCTGTGGTTAAATTATTCTCTAAATAAATGATACCACTTAATTTACCTTGATGGAGTAAAGGAGTACAAAGAATTGACTTAGGTTGAGTCTTAACAATATAGGAAGTTTGGGTAAATTTTCCTTCGTAAGTAGCATCATTTAAAACAATATTTTCTTGGGTATGGGCCACATAATTAATAATAGCAACTGATAAGAGAGGAGCTTGACTCTTACTATCAATGGTATCGATAGGAATTGATTGTAAAACGGTTAAGTTATGACTATCGATATCTCCAGCAGCTTCAATTACCCAGTTATCTGCTTTTTTTAAGAGTAAAAAACCTCTTTGTGCGCCAGCATTTTCGATGACAGCTTGCATTAATTTTGTCAATAATTTTTCAAGAACAATTTCTCCTGATATTACTTGAGAAGCTTTAAGCACGCTAGTTAAGTCTAATTCACTTGATAAATGTTTTCCCGTTGTAGTAATAATTGATTTTAAAGCTTTTTTGGGTTCTTTTTCGAGTAATTGAGGATATTTTTCTTCCAAATCTTTCACTTTAGCTTTAGCTCCCCAGCGTTGATAAGTATAATAAGCATCCTGTAAATAATAGCGAGCTAAATGTTTCTGATCTTTACTTAAATAAAATCTAGCAGCCACTTCATAAGCTAACCCTTCTTCATGAATATAGTTATTTTTTTGAGCAATACTAATAGCGCGATCATAATAATCTCTAGCTGCTTGTTCTTTCCCCAATACACGAGACAATTCAGCTTCAATAAGATAGAATTTATGGAGATGATGACTAGGATTATGGTTAGCCCAAATTTTTATTCTTTCTTGATTAAAGATAATCTTTTCTAAGATAGTTTGTTGGTCATCTTTTAAAGATTGTGAATAAACTGCTAACCAAGCTAAAGAACTATAAAATAGAAATTTTGGTAGTCCAGCAGTGACCATTTTACTTACATATTTTTCTCCTTCTTTGGCATTTTCTACTGCTTCAGTAAAATTTTCAAACCAATAATTAAGCAGGGTTTTATTATCATAGAAGTGAAAAAGTGCTAGTCTATAATTAGCCTTTTTATAAATCTCAAGCAATTCATTTGAAGCATATTTCTGACCTAGTAAATTATCTGTTTCTTCTGAGATATTCATGAGTTTAAGAACGGCTTTGTAATTCATAGACAAAAAATATAGGCTATTCTTACTTTGCAAACTTTTAGCTGATTCAATATATTTTGTTAGTTCATATTTAACTTCATTAAGTTCTCTACCAATAGAGAAAAGATAGGCACAGTAAAGATAAGCATTCCACATCGCATATTCAATATTTCCTGTTTCTAATCCTCGTTTATATCCTAATAATAAAGATGGGAGAAGTTGCTCTAAGGGTTCTTTCCAATGTCGAATCGAAAGGGTGACAACAAATAGGGTTTGTGCTTCTAATCTTTTGGCTTGTAATTTTGTTAATAATGCTAAGGCGAGTTGGCCAAACTCATAACCATCATCAAACTCTCCGGTAATTTGACAGAGAAGCTCTCCATAAAACCCATAAGCAACACAAGATTCATAGGAGTTACCATAATGAATAGATAAGTCAACTTGTTTAGTGACAATTAAGGGAAATAATTGAGGAAATGCTAAGTATGCTGCCATACTCATACTCACTAAAATTCTGAGGGATGTAATGGCTTTTTGATCACTAATTTCTGGCAAGTTAATTAAGGTTTTAATATCATTATTTGGGATTAATGAGCTAGTTTCTTCTAAATTATTTTTGATATCTATATAATTTGGCGATTTCGGAAAATTGATGCCTAATAAAGATAAAGCATCAAAGGCAATCTCGATGGATTCTAATAACTTATTTTGGGAAGTATAAGCTCGGATTTTGATTTCATATCCTTGAACTTTATCAAGAATAGATTGTGCTTTTTCAAGGGCGACTTCTAGTAAATCTTCCATTTCCTCAAAGCGACAAGTTAAGTAAGCTGCTTCTGCTGCTTCAAGATGAATTTCAAAGATTAATTGATATTGTTTTTTCCAATTTTCCTGATCTTTTAAAAGTTCTATTGCTATTTTTAAGTAATTTAAAGCTGCCTGGTAAGCGGCGGATATTTTCGCTTTTTTACCCGCGACTAAATTTAATTTAGCTAATTCTGATAATTCTTGTTCATAACTAATAAGTTGACGACCAAAATTAAGTTGATTAACGAGGTCAAAAATTTTAGTTTCTCGATTTTCAAGAGAAGTTGTATTCAAGAGTATTTTACCAATTTCCCAGTGAATTTTTACTTGTTCTTCTAAGGGAATTAGATTGTAAGCTGCCTGTTGTACTCGATCATGAGAAAATTTATAAGTTATCTTTAAATCTGGTGGAATTTCTTGATATTCTTGATAGCTTTTGAGTAATTTATATTGATTATCTAAGGATAAAATTAAACCTGTTTCTAGGGCATTCCAAAGAGAATCAGCCGTGTCAATTTGAGATTGATCACAGATAGAAGCTAAGATGTTTAAATCAAACTTACTACCAATACAAGCAGCTATTTTTAGGAGTTCCTGGGTTTTTTCGGGCATATTTTTAATGTTGTTAGTCATTAATTCCACAACATTATCAGTAATTTGAGAGGCTTTAATTTTAGCCTTGTCCCAACACCATTTTTTGCTATTTTTATCAAATTTTAAAAGCTTTTGATGGTATAAAGAATTCAAAAATTCCCTCACAAAGAAGGGGTTTCCATTGGTTTTCTGATTAACTAATTTCGCCAAGATATCACGACTGGAATTATCTAATTTTATTGTTTCATAAATTAATTGTTTAATTTGTGACAAATTGAGGGTAGTTAAAGAAATTTTATGAATTGTTTTACCAGATAAACGAATTTCATTTAGGGTTAAGTTTAAGGGATGAGCCTCATTAACCTCATTGTCTCGGTAAGCTCCAATTATGAATAAATATTGATGCTCTAATCTTGTCATTAATCGTTGTATTAATTGCAATGAAGCACTATCAGCCCATTGCAAATCATCTAAAAAAATAACTAAGGGATGTTCAGGTTTGGTAAAGACTTTGAGGAAATTTTGAAAGACTAAATTAAATCGGTTTTGAGATTCTAGAGGAGCTAATTTAGGGACTTTTGATTGGGGGCCAATGATTTTCTCTATCTCTGGAATTACCTCAATAATTACTTGACCGTTAACCCCTAATGCTGTTAATAATTTATGTTTCCATTGATTGATTTTTTGATTACATTCTGTTAATAATTGACTAATTAATTCTTGACAAGCTTGTATAATAGCTCCATAGGGAATATCTCGTTGAAATTGTTCACATTTACCTGAGATAAAGTACCCTTTTCTTTGGGTAATTGATGGGTAAATTTCTCGAACTAAGGCTGATTTTCCAATCCCAGAATAACCAGAGACTAACATAATTTCGTTAGCTCCCTGCGTCACGGTTTCAAAGGTTTTAATTAAGGTGTCAATTTCTGTCTCTCTACCGTAAAGTTTTTGGGGAATTTGGAACTTATCAGAAATATCTTGTCTTCCCAAAGAAAATTCTTTGATATTATTCTTTTGTTGAATTTCCTTTAAACAAATTTCTAAATCAGCTTTAATTCCCCCTGCAGTTTGATATCTGTCTTCCGATGTTTTTGCCAACAATTTCATGACAATCTGCGAAAGGATAGGAGGGATGTTAGAATTTATTTGACTGGGAGAATTGGGCTGTTTTGCTAAATGAAAATGAACTAATTCTATAGGATTATCTGTCATAAAAGGGAGTTGTCCTGTTAGCATTTCATAAAAAGTAACTCCCAAAGAATAAAAATCGGTATGATAGTCAATTTTTCTGTTCATTCTCCCTGTTTGTTCAGGAGACATATAAGCTAAAGTTCCCTCAATTAAATTAGGATCACATAAATTTGTATGTTCTGTAGAAAGCTGGGTGGAAATCCCAAAATCAATCAGTTTGACTTGATGGGTTTTTGGGTGTAGTATAATATTAGATGGGTTAATGTCTTTATGAATAATATTAGCCTGATGAATTCCTTCTAGACCCTCAAGAATCTTAATAGCAATACCTAAAAATTCTTCAAGATTTAAAGAATTTTCTCTCAAAAGTAAATTGAGAGATTGACCCCCAAAATCCTCTAGAATAATCGCTGCACTATTTTGATACTTTTCGAGTCCATAGGTTTGAATTACCCCAGGTAAATTTAATTGATTGAGGATTTCATATTCTTGTTTAAATTGTGATAGAGTTGTTGGGTCTGGGTAACTGTTTTTGAGATTTTTTAAAATAACGGGTAATTGGTCATTTTTTCGATAACCTCGGTAGATAAGAGATTGGGAACTCTCATAAATTTTCTCCCGAATTTTATAACCATGAATAAGCATATTTATCTTCCTGATTCTACGAGAGCTAAAAGTTGAGTTTCACTTAATTGAGTAATGCCTAATTCTTGTGCTTTAATTAACTTAGATCCGGCATCTTCTCCCACGACCAAGTAATCAGTTTTGGCACTGACTGACCCCGTTACTTTCCCCCCCGCACTTT is part of the Crocosphaera sp. UHCC 0190 genome and harbors:
- a CDS encoding AAA family ATPase — encoded protein: MLIHGYKIREKIYESSQSLIYRGYRKNDQLPVILKNLKNSYPDPTTLSQFKQEYEILNQLNLPGVIQTYGLEKYQNSAAIILEDFGGQSLNLLLRENSLNLEEFLGIAIKILEGLEGIHQANIIHKDINPSNIILHPKTHQVKLIDFGISTQLSTEHTNLCDPNLIEGTLAYMSPEQTGRMNRKIDYHTDFYSLGVTFYEMLTGQLPFMTDNPIELVHFHLAKQPNSPSQINSNIPPILSQIVMKLLAKTSEDRYQTAGGIKADLEICLKEIQQKNNIKEFSLGRQDISDKFQIPQKLYGRETEIDTLIKTFETVTQGANEIMLVSGYSGIGKSALVREIYPSITQRKGYFISGKCEQFQRDIPYGAIIQACQELISQLLTECNQKINQWKHKLLTALGVNGQVIIEVIPEIEKIIGPQSKVPKLAPLESQNRFNLVFQNFLKVFTKPEHPLVIFLDDLQWADSASLQLIQRLMTRLEHQYLFIIGAYRDNEVNEAHPLNLTLNEIRLSGKTIHKISLTTLNLSQIKQLIYETIKLDNSSRDILAKLVNQKTNGNPFFVREFLNSLYHQKLLKFDKNSKKWCWDKAKIKASQITDNVVELMTNNIKNMPEKTQELLKIAACIGSKFDLNILASICDQSQIDTADSLWNALETGLILSLDNQYKLLKSYQEYQEIPPDLKITYKFSHDRVQQAAYNLIPLEEQVKIHWEIGKILLNTTSLENRETKIFDLVNQLNFGRQLISYEQELSELAKLNLVAGKKAKISAAYQAALNYLKIAIELLKDQENWKKQYQLIFEIHLEAAEAAYLTCRFEEMEDLLEVALEKAQSILDKVQGYEIKIRAYTSQNKLLESIEIAFDALSLLGINFPKSPNYIDIKNNLEETSSLIPNNDIKTLINLPEISDQKAITSLRILVSMSMAAYLAFPQLFPLIVTKQVDLSIHYGNSYESCVAYGFYGELLCQITGEFDDGYEFGQLALALLTKLQAKRLEAQTLFVVTLSIRHWKEPLEQLLPSLLLGYKRGLETGNIEYAMWNAYLYCAYLFSIGRELNEVKYELTKYIESAKSLQSKNSLYFLSMNYKAVLKLMNISEETDNLLGQKYASNELLEIYKKANYRLALFHFYDNKTLLNYWFENFTEAVENAKEGEKYVSKMVTAGLPKFLFYSSLAWLAVYSQSLKDDQQTILEKIIFNQERIKIWANHNPSHHLHKFYLIEAELSRVLGKEQAARDYYDRAISIAQKNNYIHEEGLAYEVAARFYLSKDQKHLARYYLQDAYYTYQRWGAKAKVKDLEEKYPQLLEKEPKKALKSIITTTGKHLSSELDLTSVLKASQVISGEIVLEKLLTKLMQAVIENAGAQRGFLLLKKADNWVIEAAGDIDSHNLTVLQSIPIDTIDSKSQAPLLSVAIINYVAHTQENIVLNDATYEGKFTQTSYIVKTQPKSILCTPLLHQGKLSGIIYLENNLTTGAFTPERVEVLKILSTSAAISIENSRLYEQLEDYSKTLEKKVDLRTHELQEKNQQLANTLEQLKATQDQIIAQEKLASLGALTAGIAHEIKNPLNFVNNFAELCIELTEEVKEEIEGHKDKLDEETIEYLEEILGDIKQNSQKIHEHGQRADKIVHGMLMHSRGKPGQRELTDINSLLAESLNLAYHGIRSKDTSFKIKIKTNYAENLPKIKISPQEISRVFLNTINNACYAIHEKKKAMGEEFIPTLTITTTEQDEQIQISIRDNGNGIPKTMLDQVFNPFFTTKPTGQGTGLGLSISHDIIVQGHQGQILVQSEENNYTELKILLPKKT